One Tunturibacter gelidoferens genomic region harbors:
- a CDS encoding AraC family transcriptional regulator, giving the protein MKPFLEHIKTSKDSSWVLFDRRLPAIPFEWHYNSEYELTLTLNSRGQRFIGDNISRYDDGDLVLIGPKIPHTWCSSEDVCKEREHQALVLWFSDAFVKGMIDPHVELRPIRRLLERSSRALTFSEPVREKAREIICAMVGQGAGPRLTGLLNVLLLLAEDAGSAPLASEANQSESFAEATEERIGKVISHLHEHYRDEMVVEKLVKVGALSRSSLHRLFKRQTRMTMGMYVAHLRVGHACALLLNSEKPIAVIADEVGYGNLANFNRQFKGLKGQTPREFRRAFQRVLPDGPPARRAVTS; this is encoded by the coding sequence ATGAAACCGTTTTTGGAGCATATCAAGACGTCGAAGGATTCTTCGTGGGTGTTGTTTGATCGGCGGCTGCCTGCGATTCCGTTTGAGTGGCACTACAACAGCGAGTATGAGTTGACGTTGACGTTGAATAGTCGCGGGCAGAGGTTCATTGGGGACAACATCTCGCGGTATGACGATGGGGACCTGGTGCTGATTGGGCCGAAGATTCCGCATACGTGGTGCTCGAGTGAGGATGTTTGTAAGGAGCGGGAGCATCAGGCGCTGGTGCTTTGGTTCAGCGATGCGTTTGTGAAGGGGATGATCGATCCGCATGTAGAGCTGAGGCCGATTCGACGGCTGCTGGAGCGGTCTTCGCGGGCGTTGACGTTTTCTGAGCCGGTGAGGGAGAAGGCGCGGGAGATTATCTGCGCGATGGTTGGGCAGGGTGCTGGGCCGAGGCTGACTGGGTTGCTGAATGTTTTGCTGCTGCTGGCGGAGGATGCTGGGAGTGCGCCGCTGGCTTCGGAGGCTAATCAGAGTGAGAGTTTTGCGGAGGCGACTGAGGAGCGGATTGGGAAGGTGATCTCGCATCTGCATGAGCACTATCGCGATGAGATGGTGGTGGAGAAGCTGGTGAAGGTTGGGGCGTTGAGCCGGAGCTCGCTGCATCGGCTGTTCAAGCGGCAGACGCGGATGACGATGGGGATGTATGTGGCACATCTGCGCGTGGGGCACGCTTGTGCGCTGCTTCTGAATAGTGAGAAGCCGATTGCGGTGATTGCGGATGAGGTGGGGTATGGGAATCTGGCTAATTTCAATCGGCAGTTTAAGGGGCTGAAGGGACAGACGCCTCGGGAGTTTCGAAGGGCGTTTCAGCGTGTCCTGCCGGACGGGCCGCCTGCGCGGCGGGCGGTCACTTCGTGA
- a CDS encoding phytanoyl-CoA dioxygenase family protein — MRTQTAVLEHNVVGKPGENSLNIEVARQPLREIKKKLPLRVLSQADFDHWQTYGYVVVRQAVPSANVERTRNFLWEFQEMDPNDVGTWNAAQLRNHAMKELNNSGMVEVYNHQTLWDNRQEPRVYDAFVDIWDDERLWVTIDRANLNTPNRSGRAFAGFIHNDVDTTLDPLPVNVQGVLSLVDTDESTGGFQCVPEIFRNFEAWKKTQPADRDGFKPDITGYDLKPVLMKAGDLLIFNSLLTHGIRPNTSEDKARVAQYISMTPADGGNEEIRQRRIESWRERRAPEGFAFPGDPREWERTKYKTAELTPLGRKLLGLDPW, encoded by the coding sequence ATGAGAACCCAAACCGCAGTCCTCGAACACAACGTCGTCGGCAAGCCCGGCGAAAACAGCCTCAACATCGAAGTCGCCCGTCAGCCCCTCCGCGAGATCAAGAAAAAGCTCCCCCTCCGTGTCCTCTCGCAAGCCGACTTCGACCACTGGCAGACCTACGGCTACGTCGTCGTCCGCCAGGCCGTCCCCTCCGCCAACGTCGAGCGCACACGCAACTTCCTCTGGGAGTTTCAGGAAATGGACCCCAACGACGTCGGGACCTGGAACGCCGCCCAGCTGCGCAACCACGCCATGAAAGAACTCAACAACAGCGGCATGGTCGAGGTCTACAACCACCAAACCCTCTGGGACAACCGCCAGGAGCCCCGCGTCTACGACGCCTTCGTCGACATCTGGGACGACGAGCGCCTCTGGGTCACCATCGACCGCGCCAACCTCAACACCCCCAACCGCAGCGGCCGCGCCTTCGCCGGCTTCATCCACAACGACGTCGACACCACCCTCGACCCGCTCCCCGTCAACGTCCAGGGCGTCCTCTCCCTCGTCGACACCGACGAATCCACTGGCGGCTTTCAGTGCGTCCCCGAGATCTTCCGCAACTTCGAAGCCTGGAAGAAGACCCAGCCCGCCGATCGCGACGGCTTCAAGCCCGACATCACCGGCTACGACCTGAAACCTGTCCTCATGAAAGCCGGCGACCTCCTCATCTTCAACAGCCTGCTCACCCACGGCATCCGCCCCAACACCTCCGAAGACAAAGCCCGCGTAGCGCAATACATCTCCATGACGCCCGCCGACGGAGGCAACGAAGAGATTCGCCAGCGCCGCATCGAATCCTGGCGCGAACGCCGCGCCCCCGAAGGCTTCGCCTTCCCCGGCGACCCCCGCGAGTGGGAGCGCACCAAATACAAAACCGCCGAACTAACCCCACTAGGTCGCAAACTCCTAGGCCTCGACCCCTGGTAA
- a CDS encoding alpha/beta hydrolase: MRRVVAVFLMVAGCAVAWGQSSSWPAGAEHAVVKLWPKGVPGAAAAATGPEADTSTAASEKIAGRPVVRLGDVSVPTLTVYVPKVGNGAGVVVFPGGGYSILAMDLEGTEVCEWLNSRGVACFLLKYRVPGTGPYPKSAAALEDAQRAVGMVRARAGEWKVDPKKIGVLGFSAGGHLAAAVSTHYETRLYAKVDSADELSCRPDFAVVVYPGEMADAENGMKFSADIPVTRDTPPTFLVQAEDDTVHVENAVDYFLALKGAGVPAELHVYAEGGHGYGLRRTKLPVTGWPDLVDEWMKTIGVTPGVQ, encoded by the coding sequence ATGCGGCGAGTGGTGGCGGTTTTTTTGATGGTTGCTGGATGTGCTGTGGCTTGGGGGCAGTCTTCGAGTTGGCCTGCGGGGGCGGAGCATGCGGTGGTGAAGCTTTGGCCGAAGGGGGTTCCGGGTGCGGCTGCTGCTGCGACGGGGCCGGAGGCGGACACTTCGACGGCGGCGAGCGAGAAGATTGCGGGAAGGCCGGTGGTGCGGTTGGGGGATGTGTCGGTGCCTACGCTGACGGTGTATGTGCCGAAGGTGGGCAATGGTGCTGGGGTCGTGGTGTTTCCGGGAGGTGGGTACAGCATTCTGGCGATGGATCTGGAGGGGACCGAGGTTTGCGAGTGGCTGAACTCGCGAGGGGTTGCGTGCTTTCTGCTGAAGTATCGGGTGCCGGGGACGGGGCCTTATCCGAAGTCGGCTGCGGCGCTTGAGGATGCACAGAGAGCGGTGGGGATGGTGCGGGCTCGGGCTGGGGAGTGGAAGGTTGATCCAAAGAAGATTGGTGTGCTGGGGTTTTCTGCTGGCGGGCATCTGGCGGCGGCAGTGAGTACCCACTATGAGACGAGGCTCTACGCGAAGGTGGATTCGGCGGACGAGTTGAGTTGCAGGCCGGACTTTGCGGTGGTGGTGTATCCGGGGGAGATGGCGGATGCGGAGAATGGGATGAAGTTCAGTGCGGATATTCCGGTGACCAGAGATACGCCGCCCACGTTTCTGGTGCAGGCAGAGGATGATACGGTGCATGTGGAGAATGCGGTGGATTACTTTCTGGCGTTGAAGGGCGCGGGTGTTCCGGCTGAGCTGCATGTGTATGCAGAAGGCGGGCATGGTTATGGACTGCGGCGGACGAAGCTTCCGGTGACGGGGTGGCCTGATCTGGTGGATGAGTGGATGAAGACGATTGGAGTGACGCCGGGAGTGCAGTGA
- the pheS gene encoding phenylalanine--tRNA ligase subunit alpha, giving the protein MNEAIPQLHTFDEPSLDAAFATLAEEVRTADTNDVEAFRLHWLGRKQGRLKLISEAWLKSAPPEAKKALGIRFNQLKQQIEAALETPTSTKAAAVQGIDITLPGSLRAPGIPHPLLKTMHEIVSVFHHLGYSTNLGPQVESDFYNFEALNFPENHPARDTQDTLVIANQHGRPSRDRLLMRTHTSPVQIRTMIAQAPPIRIVIPGKVHRNDAADATHSPIFHQIEGLCVDTNITFSDLKGTLDHAMKALFGSDVKTRFFPSFFPFTEPSADVQISCIFCGGKGCRKCKHSGWIELLGCGMVDPAVFAAVTAERRKLNPSDDTYNPEKITGFAFGMGVERIAMMLHGVSDIGHFYSGDMRFLEQFA; this is encoded by the coding sequence ATGAACGAAGCCATCCCTCAACTCCACACCTTCGACGAACCCTCCCTCGACGCCGCCTTCGCCACCCTCGCCGAAGAAGTCCGCACCGCCGACACAAATGACGTCGAAGCCTTCCGCCTCCACTGGCTCGGCCGCAAGCAGGGTCGCCTCAAGCTCATCAGCGAAGCCTGGTTAAAATCCGCCCCACCCGAAGCCAAAAAAGCCCTCGGCATCCGCTTCAACCAACTCAAGCAGCAGATCGAAGCCGCCCTCGAAACCCCAACCTCGACAAAAGCCGCAGCAGTGCAGGGAATCGACATCACCCTCCCCGGCTCCCTCCGCGCCCCCGGCATCCCCCACCCACTCCTCAAGACCATGCACGAGATCGTCTCCGTCTTCCACCATCTCGGCTACAGCACTAACCTTGGCCCCCAGGTCGAGTCCGACTTCTACAACTTCGAAGCCCTGAACTTCCCCGAAAACCACCCCGCCCGCGACACCCAGGACACCCTCGTCATCGCCAACCAGCACGGGCGCCCCTCACGCGACCGCCTCCTCATGCGCACCCACACGAGCCCCGTCCAGATCCGCACCATGATCGCGCAGGCCCCACCCATCCGCATCGTCATCCCCGGCAAGGTCCACCGCAACGACGCAGCCGACGCAACCCACTCGCCCATCTTCCATCAGATCGAAGGCCTCTGCGTCGACACCAACATAACGTTCTCGGATCTAAAAGGAACGTTAGACCACGCCATGAAGGCTCTCTTCGGCTCCGACGTCAAAACCCGCTTCTTCCCATCCTTCTTCCCCTTCACCGAACCCAGCGCCGACGTCCAGATCTCCTGCATCTTCTGCGGCGGCAAGGGCTGTCGCAAGTGCAAACACTCCGGCTGGATCGAGCTCCTCGGCTGCGGCATGGTCGACCCCGCCGTCTTCGCCGCCGTCACCGCCGAACGCCGCAAACTGAACCCTTCCGACGACACCTACAACCCCGAAAAGATCACCGGCTTCGCCTTCGGCATGGGTGTCGAGCGCATCGCCATGATGCTTCACGGCGTCTCCGACATAGGCCACTTCTACTCCGGCGACATGCGCTTCCTCGAGCAATTCGCCTAA
- a CDS encoding phage holin family protein: MLRLLLHWILNAVALLVVAHFVQGFDVSNFVSALIAVVVIGLFNATIGLFLKIITLPLSILTFGIFFLVVNAVILWFSSKFVPGFAVTTFKAAFLGALALAVLHLLFGFFGSAPKRRS, encoded by the coding sequence ATGCTTCGCTTGCTTCTGCACTGGATTCTGAATGCTGTGGCTTTGCTGGTGGTGGCGCACTTTGTTCAGGGCTTTGACGTGAGTAACTTCGTGTCGGCGCTGATTGCCGTCGTGGTGATTGGGCTCTTCAACGCGACGATCGGATTGTTTTTGAAGATCATTACGCTACCGCTAAGCATTCTTACGTTCGGGATATTTTTTCTTGTGGTGAATGCGGTGATTCTCTGGTTCTCGAGCAAGTTTGTGCCGGGGTTTGCGGTGACGACGTTCAAAGCGGCGTTTCTTGGTGCGCTGGCGCTGGCGGTGCTGCATCTGCTGTTTGGGTTCTTTGGGTCGGCGCCGAAGCGGAGGTCTTAA
- a CDS encoding phenylalanine--tRNA ligase subunit beta — protein MNILTAWLRTYVPNIPVDDHQLAGALTLRGIAVEGIHSFGPNNGHLFEMDITTNRVDAMNHYGIAREAATIYNLPLAPLNPKLPIGTLVDEPFSVRIAPEAKGLCGRFTAQVIRNVTIAPSSAHVADYFTLLNQKQISNAVDASNFVLHGMGHPTHAFDLGKIEGGIIVRLAHKGEKLKLLDGTDRTLEADDLVIADHKKALSLAGVMGGWDSMITPETKNILVEAAWFDPATVRRSSRRHGLHTDASHRFERGADFNAAPIANALVTQLILQSGGAQSGSPEAQGNGKLEGELIDLIDPDIAARTANRPPIELSVQQVQRHLGTTIDPQGITSEIVARYLTSLGCELLLQGLDLYSTKLPSWRLDLEREIDLIEEVARVYGYNRFANTLPAPAVVITEPTQAKEAAVRTRLLALGFSESISSTFASQHDSDLFCPTKNLNPLNSPGAPHLDSEMWASSEGRPLSSTPRATVPLENPLSEEASLLRPSLIPGMVTMLAHNLNRDVREVRLFEQGQVFTGTIPADGNYISEVHESPQLSLGLTTNSARYSNLYSAEDAPFFELKGAIESLLSLFDLSAAKDTLPPHVPASERESSSRPEAALLPPERRDPRISSMQPLSFSAAAPAWLQPGRSATALVNNHPIAHFGELVHTQKETRKLRQPLYLAQLDLAALYELPLKKVTAHDLSRYQAVERDFSFVFPDSTQWQAVSSAIHALAIPELQSLKPIEVFRDAKKYPGVYSLLLRTIFQSNDRTLREDELTDWWTRIIAALTALGGTIRDGAESPAKTS, from the coding sequence ATGAATATTCTCACCGCCTGGCTGCGCACCTACGTCCCCAACATTCCGGTCGATGATCACCAACTCGCCGGAGCTCTCACCCTCCGCGGCATCGCCGTAGAAGGCATCCACTCTTTCGGCCCAAACAACGGCCACCTCTTCGAGATGGACATCACCACCAACCGCGTCGACGCCATGAACCACTACGGCATCGCCCGCGAGGCCGCCACCATCTACAACCTGCCGTTGGCCCCCCTCAACCCCAAACTCCCCATCGGCACCCTGGTCGACGAGCCCTTCTCCGTCCGCATCGCCCCCGAAGCCAAAGGCCTCTGCGGCCGCTTCACCGCGCAAGTCATCCGCAACGTCACCATCGCCCCCAGCTCCGCCCACGTCGCCGACTACTTCACCCTCCTCAACCAGAAACAGATCTCGAACGCCGTCGACGCCTCCAACTTCGTCCTCCACGGCATGGGCCATCCCACCCACGCCTTCGACCTCGGCAAGATCGAAGGCGGCATCATCGTCCGCCTCGCCCACAAGGGAGAAAAACTAAAACTCCTCGACGGCACCGACCGCACCCTCGAAGCCGACGACCTCGTCATCGCTGATCACAAAAAAGCCCTCTCGCTCGCCGGAGTCATGGGCGGCTGGGACTCGATGATCACTCCCGAGACAAAAAACATCCTCGTCGAAGCCGCATGGTTCGACCCCGCCACTGTCCGTCGCAGCTCGCGCCGACACGGCCTCCACACCGACGCCTCCCACCGCTTCGAGCGCGGAGCCGACTTCAACGCCGCCCCCATCGCCAACGCCCTCGTCACCCAGCTCATCCTGCAAAGCGGTGGCGCCCAGAGCGGTAGCCCCGAAGCCCAGGGAAACGGAAAGCTAGAGGGCGAACTCATCGACCTCATCGACCCCGACATAGCCGCGCGCACCGCCAACCGTCCCCCCATCGAGCTCTCCGTCCAACAAGTCCAGCGCCACCTCGGCACCACGATCGACCCCCAGGGCATCACCTCCGAGATCGTCGCCCGGTACCTCACCTCCCTCGGCTGCGAGCTCCTCCTGCAAGGACTAGACCTCTACTCCACCAAACTCCCCAGTTGGCGTCTCGACCTCGAGCGCGAGATTGACCTCATCGAAGAGGTAGCCCGCGTCTACGGTTACAACCGCTTCGCCAACACCCTCCCCGCCCCCGCCGTAGTCATCACGGAACCAACCCAGGCGAAGGAAGCCGCCGTCCGCACCCGCCTCCTCGCCCTCGGCTTCAGCGAATCCATCTCCAGCACCTTCGCCTCGCAGCACGACTCCGACCTCTTCTGCCCCACAAAGAATTTGAATCCGCTCAACAGTCCGGGTGCCCCACATCTCGACTCTGAGATGTGGGCATCGTCCGAAGGACGACCGCTCTCCTCCACTCCCCGCGCAACCGTCCCCCTGGAGAACCCTCTCTCCGAAGAGGCCTCTCTCCTGCGCCCCTCCCTCATCCCCGGCATGGTCACCATGCTCGCCCACAACCTCAACCGCGACGTCCGCGAGGTTCGCCTCTTCGAGCAGGGCCAGGTCTTCACCGGCACCATCCCCGCCGACGGCAACTACATCTCCGAAGTCCACGAGTCCCCGCAACTCTCCCTCGGTCTCACGACCAATTCAGCCCGATACTCCAACCTCTACTCCGCCGAGGACGCTCCCTTCTTCGAGCTCAAAGGCGCCATCGAGTCCCTCCTCTCTCTCTTCGACCTGAGCGCAGCAAAGGACACCTTACCCCCACACGTTCCAGCGTCAGAGAGAGAATCGTCATCTCGACCGGAGGCGGCGCTTTTGCCGCCGGAGCGGAGAGACCCCCGCATTTCGTCGATGCAGCCGCTTAGCTTCTCGGCGGCCGCCCCCGCCTGGCTCCAGCCCGGCCGCAGCGCCACAGCGCTCGTAAACAACCACCCCATCGCCCACTTCGGAGAACTGGTTCACACGCAAAAAGAAACCCGCAAGCTACGCCAGCCCCTCTACCTCGCGCAGCTCGACCTCGCCGCCCTCTACGAGCTCCCCCTAAAAAAAGTCACCGCCCACGACCTCTCCCGCTACCAGGCCGTCGAGCGCGACTTCTCCTTCGTCTTCCCAGACTCCACCCAATGGCAAGCCGTCTCCTCTGCAATCCACGCTCTCGCCATCCCCGAACTCCAAAGCCTAAAGCCCATCGAAGTATTCCGCGACGCGAAGAAGTACCCCGGCGTCTACTCGCTCCTCCTCCGCACCATCTTCCAGTCCAACGACCGCACCCTCCGCGAAGACGAGCTCACCGACTGGTGGACCCGCATCATCGCCGCCCTTACCGCCCTCGGCGGCACCATTCGCGACGGCGCAGAGAGCCCCGCCAAAACAAGCTGA
- a CDS encoding acyltransferase family protein, with product MAIASSTGQPSTPTAPAGADPQPRLRELDSLRGLASLAVVLHHFVLMWPAWPWPTHGPLWHRLHLTLLFYPLYAGHEAVMLFFVLSGLVLSFPYLLGRSQPYPIFLARRILRIYGPYLAALILSIAGAAIWHGNHARGAWAAPFWSEPVRWTLVLQHIAFLGIYNWQQFNFVIWSLIIEMRISIIFPLLAYFILRLRTSIALLLALALSLTTFLVVLFHPDADQTTGLLRTVHYTAFFIFGILLARHLKTISTRFRSLPVAIRFGIAAVSFALYNFSVPFLWDFRRPWTMTATEWLVAAGAIGFIVVGLNAPPVQRFLLSSIPRFLGRVSYSLYLIHVPVLLALTFSLRNTLSPWVQFPLYLAATLLLAWLFCLCVEEPFIRQGQRLGKKKPATLHEPSLNHQPRVALHS from the coding sequence GTGGCCATCGCTTCATCAACCGGCCAGCCATCAACGCCCACAGCGCCTGCTGGCGCCGACCCGCAACCTCGGCTGCGTGAGCTCGACTCGCTCCGCGGTTTGGCCTCCCTCGCCGTCGTTCTTCATCACTTTGTTCTCATGTGGCCCGCCTGGCCCTGGCCCACGCACGGACCCCTCTGGCACCGCCTTCATCTCACGCTGCTCTTCTATCCCCTTTACGCAGGACACGAAGCCGTCATGCTCTTCTTCGTCCTCAGCGGCCTGGTCCTTTCCTTCCCCTACCTTCTAGGTCGAAGCCAGCCCTATCCCATCTTCCTCGCTCGCCGCATCCTGCGCATCTACGGACCCTACCTCGCCGCCCTGATTCTCTCCATCGCCGGCGCCGCCATCTGGCACGGTAACCACGCCCGCGGCGCCTGGGCCGCACCCTTCTGGTCCGAGCCAGTCCGTTGGACCCTCGTCCTCCAGCACATCGCCTTCCTCGGCATCTACAACTGGCAGCAGTTCAACTTCGTCATCTGGTCCCTCATCATCGAGATGCGAATCTCCATCATCTTCCCCCTCCTCGCCTACTTCATCCTTCGCCTGCGAACCAGCATCGCTCTCCTGCTCGCCCTCGCCCTATCGCTCACCACGTTCCTCGTAGTCTTGTTCCATCCCGATGCCGATCAAACCACCGGCCTCTTGAGAACCGTTCACTACACCGCCTTCTTCATCTTCGGAATACTCCTCGCCCGGCACCTCAAGACAATCTCCACGCGCTTCCGCTCTCTCCCCGTAGCCATTCGCTTCGGCATCGCCGCCGTCTCCTTCGCCCTCTACAACTTCAGCGTCCCCTTCCTGTGGGACTTTCGCCGCCCTTGGACCATGACGGCAACCGAATGGCTCGTAGCCGCAGGAGCGATCGGATTCATCGTCGTGGGCCTCAACGCCCCGCCAGTCCAGCGCTTCCTTCTCTCGTCCATCCCGCGCTTCCTCGGCAGAGTCTCCTACAGCCTCTATCTCATCCACGTCCCCGTACTGCTCGCCCTCACCTTCTCCCTGCGCAACACCCTCTCCCCCTGGGTGCAGTTTCCCCTCTACCTCGCCGCCACCCTCCTCCTCGCGTGGCTCTTCTGCCTCTGCGTGGAAGAGCCCTTCATCCGCCAGGGCCAGCGCCTCGGCAAGAAGAAACCCGCAACCCTCCATGAGCCTTCCCTCAACCACCAGCCCCGCGTCGCTCTGCACAGTTGA